One stretch of Dyella jiangningensis DNA includes these proteins:
- a CDS encoding transposase encodes MTSKRFTDEFKAEAVKQVSERGYPVTEVAER; translated from the coding sequence ATGACCAGCAAGCGTTTCACTGACGAGTTTAAGGCTGAAGCGGTTAAGCAGGTTAGCGAGCGTGGCTACCCCGTTACGGAGGTGGCCGAGCGAC